The following coding sequences are from one Kosakonia sp. H02 window:
- a CDS encoding NlpC/P60 family protein, whose protein sequence is MRIWFLLAAALFLAGCSSHRAPPPNPRLSDSITVIANLNDQLSEWRGTPYRYGGMARSGVDCSGFVVMTFRDKFALQLPRETRQQAEIGTKIDKDDLLPGDLVFFKTGSGDSGLHVGIYDTDNEFIHASTSRGVMRSSLNNVYWRKNFWQARRI, encoded by the coding sequence ATGCGTATCTGGTTTTTGCTGGCAGCGGCGCTATTTCTTGCAGGATGTAGCTCTCATCGCGCACCGCCGCCAAACCCAAGGCTGTCGGACTCCATCACCGTTATCGCGAATCTGAACGATCAGCTTAGCGAATGGCGGGGCACACCCTATCGATACGGGGGAATGGCGCGTTCAGGGGTGGATTGCTCTGGCTTTGTGGTGATGACCTTTCGCGATAAATTCGCGCTCCAGCTGCCGAGAGAAACGCGCCAGCAAGCCGAAATTGGTACTAAAATCGATAAAGACGATTTACTGCCGGGCGATCTGGTGTTCTTTAAAACCGGTTCGGGCGACAGCGGGCTTCATGTTGGCATTTACGATACCGATAACGAATTTATTCATGCCTCGACCAGCCGGGGCGTAATGCGCTCCTCGCTAAATAACGTTTACTGGCGCAAAAATTTCTGGCAGGCGCGGCGTATCTGA
- the pheM gene encoding pheST operon leader peptide PheM, with protein sequence MNAALFRFFFYFST encoded by the coding sequence ATGAATGCTGCTCTTTTCCGCTTCTTTTTTTACTTTAGCACCTGA
- the pheS gene encoding phenylalanine--tRNA ligase subunit alpha, translating to MSHLAELVASAKAAINDASDVAALDNVRVEYLGKKGHLTLQMTTLRELPPEERPAAGAVINEAKEHVQQALNERKAALESAALNARLAAETIDVSLPGRRIENGGLHPVTRTIDRIESFFGELGFTVATGPEIEDDYHNFDALNIPGHHPARADHDTFWFDATRLLRTQTSGVQIRTMENQQPPIRIIAPGRVYRNDYDQTHTPMFHQMEGLIVDKHISFTNLKGTLHDFLRNFFEEDLQIRFRPSYFPFTEPSAEVDVMGKNGKWLEVLGCGMVHPNVLRNVGIDPEIYSGFAFGMGMERLTMLRYGVTDLRAFFENDLRFLKQFK from the coding sequence ATGTCACATCTCGCAGAGCTGGTTGCCAGTGCGAAGGCAGCCATTAATGATGCCTCAGATGTCGCCGCGCTGGACAATGTCCGTGTCGAATACCTGGGTAAGAAAGGGCACCTGACCCTTCAGATGACCACCCTGCGTGAGCTGCCGCCAGAAGAGCGCCCGGCTGCCGGGGCGGTAATCAATGAAGCAAAAGAACACGTTCAGCAGGCGCTGAACGAACGTAAAGCCGCTTTAGAGAGCGCAGCGCTGAATGCACGTCTGGCCGCAGAAACTATCGACGTTTCTTTGCCTGGACGTCGTATTGAGAACGGCGGTCTGCACCCGGTAACCCGCACCATTGATCGCATCGAAAGCTTTTTCGGCGAACTGGGTTTTACCGTCGCCACAGGCCCGGAAATTGAAGATGATTACCACAACTTTGACGCGCTGAATATTCCTGGTCATCACCCGGCTCGTGCGGATCACGACACCTTCTGGTTTGACGCCACGCGCTTGCTGCGTACCCAAACTTCTGGCGTACAGATCCGCACCATGGAAAACCAGCAGCCGCCAATTCGTATTATCGCGCCTGGCCGCGTTTATCGTAACGATTACGATCAGACCCACACTCCGATGTTCCATCAGATGGAAGGGCTGATTGTCGATAAACACATCAGTTTTACCAACCTGAAAGGTACGCTGCACGATTTCCTGCGTAACTTCTTCGAAGAAGATCTGCAAATTCGTTTCCGTCCCTCTTATTTCCCGTTCACTGAGCCGTCCGCAGAAGTGGATGTCATGGGTAAAAACGGCAAATGGCTGGAGGTGTTAGGTTGCGGGATGGTTCACCCGAACGTGCTGCGTAATGTAGGAATCGACCCGGAAATCTACTCTGGCTTCGCTTTCGGTATGGGGATGGAGCGCCTCACGATGCTGCGTTACGGTGTCACAGATTTGCGCGCATTCTTCGAAAACGATTTGCGTTTCCTCAAACAGTTTAAATAA
- the infC gene encoding translation initiation factor IF-3 — protein MKGGKRVQTARPNRINGEIRATEVRLTGLEGEQLGIVSLREALEKAEEAGVDLVEISPNAEPPVCRIMDYGKFLYEKSKSSKEQKKKQKVIQVKEIKFRPGTDEGDYQVKLRSLIRFLEEGDKAKITLRFRGREMAHQQIGMEVLNRVKEDLNELAVVESFPTKIEGRQMIMVLAPKKKQ, from the coding sequence ATTAAAGGCGGAAAACGAGTTCAAACGGCGCGTCCCAATCGTATTAATGGCGAGATTCGCGCCACGGAAGTTCGCTTAACTGGTCTGGAAGGCGAGCAGCTTGGTATTGTGAGTCTGAGAGAAGCTCTGGAAAAAGCTGAAGAAGCCGGGGTTGATTTAGTCGAAATTAGCCCTAACGCCGAGCCGCCCGTATGCCGTATAATGGACTACGGCAAGTTCCTCTATGAAAAGAGCAAATCTTCTAAGGAACAGAAGAAGAAGCAAAAAGTTATTCAGGTTAAGGAAATTAAATTCCGACCTGGTACAGATGAAGGTGACTATCAGGTAAAACTCCGCAGCCTGATTCGCTTTCTCGAAGAGGGCGATAAGGCCAAAATCACACTGCGTTTCCGTGGTCGTGAAATGGCCCACCAACAGATCGGTATGGAAGTGCTTAATCGCGTGAAAGAAGATCTGAATGAACTGGCAGTTGTCGAATCCTTCCCAACGAAGATCGAAGGCCGCCAGATGATTATGGTGCTTGCTCCGAAGAAGAAACAGTAA
- the btuD gene encoding vitamin B12 ABC transporter ATP-binding protein BtuD, whose protein sequence is MPMLLQLQDVGEPGRLGPVTASVTRGELLHLVGPNGAGKSTLLTRIAGLSSGQGEVLFNGQALSQWQAPQLAQHRAYLAQQQMPPFAMPVWHYLSLHQRKPAQGELLAEVAGKLGLTDKLGRAVNQLSGGEWQRVRLAAVIVQIHPHGNPDGQLLLLDEPMNSLDVAQQAALDSVITGLVKSGITVIMSSHDLNHTLRHAHQVWLLSGGKLLMSGPKEDVLTPSHLATAYGLPFRQLDTEGHRMLIPAT, encoded by the coding sequence ATGCCGATGCTGTTGCAACTTCAGGATGTGGGTGAGCCTGGCAGGCTGGGGCCTGTCACCGCGTCGGTAACGCGCGGTGAGCTTTTGCATTTAGTCGGGCCGAACGGTGCGGGGAAAAGTACCTTATTGACCCGCATCGCTGGTTTATCCAGCGGGCAGGGCGAGGTGCTGTTTAACGGGCAGGCGCTTTCGCAGTGGCAGGCACCGCAACTGGCGCAGCACCGTGCTTACCTCGCCCAGCAGCAGATGCCGCCTTTTGCCATGCCGGTCTGGCACTACCTGTCGTTGCATCAGCGCAAGCCTGCGCAGGGTGAATTGTTGGCAGAGGTTGCCGGAAAACTGGGGCTTACCGATAAGCTGGGAAGGGCCGTCAATCAGCTTTCCGGCGGCGAGTGGCAGCGGGTGCGGCTGGCGGCAGTGATTGTCCAGATTCATCCACACGGCAACCCGGACGGGCAGCTTTTACTGCTGGATGAACCGATGAACAGCCTGGATGTGGCACAGCAGGCAGCGCTCGACAGTGTCATCACCGGGCTGGTGAAGTCCGGCATTACGGTGATTATGAGCAGCCATGATTTAAACCACACGCTGCGCCATGCGCATCAAGTGTGGTTACTGAGCGGGGGAAAATTGCTGATGAGCGGCCCGAAAGAGGACGTCTTAACCCCGTCTCATTTGGCTACAGCCTACGGTTTGCCATTTCGTCAGCTGGATACCGAAGGGCATCGTATGTTGATCCCGGCGACGTGA
- a CDS encoding EAL domain-containing protein, which yields MIVSLDDTYRSELLLLPARNGNGMLRGVEIIVNFAGKDSTVRAPTELVLPRLSPAETLELFTEQLALIEACQLFLIQHQLTAWINISPNIVDALLTDETLAARVRKFPFLEFTVSENYPDLNKGRDNPPLFLLAKQYPLVLSNFGTGTASTKAIFDGLFKRVILDKNFTQQRLTSPSFEPFMRAIISQVEPYCESVMIAGIDDEQALKRAAAFQFSAMQGALWPPVTAAQLTTLVHP from the coding sequence ATGATAGTTTCACTCGATGACACATATCGCTCTGAGCTTTTATTACTACCGGCAAGAAACGGTAACGGAATGCTTCGGGGTGTCGAAATTATTGTTAACTTTGCGGGGAAGGACAGCACTGTCCGCGCCCCCACAGAGCTGGTACTACCACGTTTGTCGCCAGCCGAAACGCTGGAATTGTTCACCGAGCAACTGGCACTTATAGAAGCTTGCCAGCTCTTTTTAATTCAACATCAATTGACCGCGTGGATTAATATTTCTCCTAATATTGTCGATGCATTACTGACGGATGAAACACTGGCTGCGCGTGTCAGAAAATTCCCTTTCCTCGAATTTACCGTCTCTGAGAATTATCCAGATTTAAATAAAGGCAGGGATAACCCGCCATTGTTTCTATTGGCGAAACAATATCCGCTGGTGCTATCGAATTTCGGAACCGGAACAGCATCGACAAAAGCCATTTTTGATGGGTTGTTTAAACGGGTGATACTGGATAAAAATTTCACCCAGCAGCGATTAACCTCTCCCTCTTTCGAACCCTTTATGCGCGCCATCATTTCGCAAGTCGAACCGTATTGCGAATCCGTAATGATTGCGGGCATTGATGATGAACAAGCCCTGAAACGGGCGGCCGCTTTTCAGTTCAGCGCCATGCAAGGTGCGCTCTGGCCACCCGTCACCGCCGCACAACTTACTACCCTGGTCCATCCATAG
- a CDS encoding glutathione peroxidase codes for MQQDILDTEVTTIDGERTTLASYRGDVLLVVNVASKCGLTPQYEQLENLQKAWESEGFTVLGFPCNQFLGQEPGSEEEIKTFCSTTYGVTFPLFSKIEVNGEARHPLYKKLIAAAPTAVAPADSGFYERMVSKGRAPKEPGDILWNFEKFLIGRDGNVIQRFSPDMTPDDPVLVSAIKQAVTK; via the coding sequence ATGCAACAGGATATTCTTGATACCGAAGTGACGACAATTGATGGTGAACGCACCACGCTGGCCTCGTATCGCGGGGATGTGCTGCTGGTGGTTAATGTGGCGTCTAAATGCGGCCTGACGCCGCAATATGAGCAACTGGAGAATCTCCAGAAAGCATGGGAAAGCGAAGGCTTTACGGTACTCGGTTTTCCGTGCAACCAGTTCCTGGGCCAGGAGCCAGGTTCGGAAGAAGAGATCAAAACCTTTTGCAGCACCACTTATGGCGTGACGTTTCCGCTGTTCAGCAAAATTGAGGTGAATGGCGAAGCACGTCATCCTCTGTATAAAAAGCTGATCGCGGCGGCACCCACGGCGGTTGCCCCCGCAGACAGCGGTTTTTATGAGCGAATGGTCAGCAAAGGTCGCGCACCAAAAGAGCCGGGCGATATTCTGTGGAATTTCGAAAAATTCCTGATTGGCCGCGATGGCAATGTTATCCAGCGCTTCTCACCGGATATGACGCCAGACGATCCGGTTCTGGTTTCTGCAATTAAGCAGGCTGTAACGAAATAA
- the pheT gene encoding phenylalanine--tRNA ligase subunit beta, whose amino-acid sequence MKFSELWLREWVNPAIDSEALSGQITMAGLEVDGVEPVAGAFHGVVVGEVMECAQHPNADKLRVTKVNVGGDRLLDIVCGAPNCRSGLKVAVATVGAVLPGDFKIKAAKLRGEPSEGMLCSFSELGISDDHNGIIELPVDAPIGTDIRDYLKLDDNTIEISVTPNRADCLGIIGVARDVAVLNKSPLVEPEIAPVDATITDTLPIVVEAADACPRYLGRLVKGINVKAPTPLWMKEKLRRCGIRSIDAVVDVTNYVLLELGQPMHAFDSDRLEGGIVVRMAKEGETLVLLDGSEAKLNADTLVIADHNKALAMGGIFGGEHSGVNSETQNVLLECAFFNPLSITGRARRHGLHTDASHRYERGVDPQLQYMAMERATRLLLDICGGEAGPVIDVTNEATLPKRATIRLRRSKLDRLIGHHIADDQVSDILKRLGCEVTEGQDEWLAVAPSWRFDMEIEEDLVEEVARIYGYNNIPDEPVQAGLIMGAHREANLSLKRVKTMLNDKGYQEVITYSFVDPKLQQLIHPGEEALILPSPISSEMSAMRLSLWTGLLATIIYNQNRQQSRVRIFETGLRFVPDTQANLGIRQDVMLAGAMCGNRYEEHWDLAKGSVDFFDLKGDLESVLELTGKLSAIEFRAQANPALHPGQSAAIYLKDKRIGFIGVVHPELERKLDLNGRTVVFELEWDALADRVVPQAQEISRFPANRRDIAVVVNENVPAADVLAECKKVGANQVVGVNLFDVYRGKGVVEGSKSLAISLILQDTGRTLEEEEIAATVARCVEALKERFQASLRD is encoded by the coding sequence ATGAAATTCAGTGAACTGTGGTTACGCGAATGGGTTAATCCCGCCATTGATAGCGAAGCGCTGTCCGGGCAAATCACCATGGCTGGTCTTGAAGTCGATGGCGTTGAACCCGTAGCCGGTGCATTCCACGGCGTGGTGGTTGGCGAAGTCATGGAGTGCGCACAGCACCCGAACGCTGACAAACTGCGTGTAACAAAAGTGAATGTTGGCGGCGATCGCCTGCTGGACATCGTCTGCGGTGCGCCTAATTGCCGTTCAGGCTTGAAAGTTGCTGTCGCAACCGTCGGCGCGGTGCTGCCGGGCGATTTCAAAATTAAAGCGGCGAAACTGCGTGGCGAGCCGTCTGAAGGCATGTTGTGCTCCTTCTCTGAACTGGGCATTTCCGACGATCATAATGGCATCATCGAACTGCCGGTCGATGCCCCAATCGGAACGGATATTCGCGACTACCTGAAACTTGACGACAACACGATAGAAATCAGTGTGACGCCGAACCGTGCGGATTGCCTCGGTATTATCGGTGTGGCCCGTGACGTTGCGGTGCTGAACAAGTCCCCACTTGTCGAGCCAGAGATTGCGCCGGTTGACGCGACCATTACCGATACACTGCCGATTGTTGTTGAAGCGGCCGATGCCTGCCCGCGTTACCTGGGCCGTCTGGTTAAAGGCATTAACGTTAAAGCGCCGACCCCGCTGTGGATGAAAGAGAAACTGCGCCGCTGCGGTATTCGTTCCATTGATGCCGTTGTGGATGTGACCAACTACGTTCTGCTGGAACTGGGTCAGCCAATGCATGCCTTCGACAGCGATCGTCTTGAAGGCGGGATTGTCGTGCGTATGGCGAAAGAAGGAGAAACCCTGGTGCTGCTGGACGGCAGCGAAGCAAAACTGAATGCTGACACCTTGGTCATTGCGGATCATAACAAAGCGCTGGCGATGGGCGGCATTTTCGGGGGTGAACACTCTGGCGTGAACAGCGAAACGCAGAATGTGCTGCTGGAGTGTGCATTCTTCAACCCGCTTTCCATTACTGGCCGCGCGCGTCGCCATGGCCTGCATACCGATGCTTCTCACCGTTACGAGCGTGGTGTTGATCCGCAGTTGCAATACATGGCAATGGAACGTGCTACCCGCCTGCTGCTGGATATTTGCGGCGGTGAAGCTGGCCCGGTCATTGATGTCACTAACGAAGCGACGTTGCCAAAACGTGCGACCATCCGCCTGCGCCGCAGTAAGCTGGATCGCCTGATTGGCCATCATATTGCTGACGATCAGGTGAGCGATATCCTGAAACGTCTGGGCTGTGAAGTGACGGAAGGCCAGGATGAGTGGCTGGCCGTTGCGCCGAGCTGGCGTTTCGATATGGAAATTGAAGAGGACCTGGTAGAAGAAGTTGCCCGTATCTACGGTTACAACAATATTCCTGACGAGCCAGTGCAGGCAGGCTTGATAATGGGCGCGCATCGCGAAGCCAACTTGTCTCTTAAGCGTGTGAAAACTATGCTTAACGACAAAGGCTACCAGGAAGTGATCACCTACAGCTTCGTTGATCCGAAATTGCAACAGCTGATCCATCCAGGTGAAGAGGCGCTTATTCTGCCAAGCCCCATTTCCAGCGAAATGTCGGCCATGCGTCTTTCTCTGTGGACGGGTCTGTTAGCGACTATTATCTACAACCAGAACCGTCAGCAGAGCCGCGTACGCATCTTCGAAACCGGTCTTCGTTTTGTGCCGGATACGCAGGCGAACCTGGGGATCCGCCAGGACGTCATGCTGGCAGGCGCAATGTGTGGCAACCGCTATGAAGAGCACTGGGATTTGGCTAAAGGCAGCGTCGATTTCTTCGATCTGAAAGGCGATCTGGAGTCTGTACTGGAGCTGACGGGCAAATTATCAGCCATTGAGTTCCGCGCCCAGGCGAATCCGGCGTTGCATCCGGGGCAATCTGCCGCGATTTATCTGAAAGATAAGCGGATTGGTTTCATCGGTGTGGTTCATCCGGAACTGGAACGCAAGCTTGATCTGAATGGTCGTACCGTGGTGTTTGAGCTGGAATGGGATGCGCTCGCAGACCGCGTGGTGCCTCAGGCTCAGGAGATTTCTCGCTTCCCGGCGAACCGCCGCGACATCGCTGTTGTGGTCAACGAAAACGTGCCCGCAGCAGATGTTTTGGCTGAATGTAAGAAAGTTGGCGCAAATCAGGTAGTTGGCGTAAACTTATTTGACGTGTACCGCGGTAAGGGCGTAGTGGAAGGGTCTAAGAGCCTTGCCATTAGTCTTATCCTTCAGGATACCGGCCGTACACTCGAAGAAGAGGAGATTGCCGCTACCGTTGCCAGATGTGTAGAGGCATTAAAAGAGCGATTCCAGGCATCATTGAGGGATTGA
- the rpmI gene encoding 50S ribosomal protein L35, with product MPKIKTVRGAAKRFKKTGKGGFKHKHANLRHILTKKATKRKRHLRPKAMVSKGDLGLVIACLPYA from the coding sequence ATGCCAAAGATCAAGACCGTACGCGGTGCTGCTAAGCGCTTCAAAAAAACCGGTAAAGGTGGTTTTAAGCACAAGCATGCTAACCTGCGTCATATTCTGACCAAAAAAGCTACCAAGCGTAAACGTCACCTGCGTCCGAAAGCCATGGTTTCCAAAGGCGATCTGGGCCTGGTAATCGCGTGCCTGCCGTACGCATAA
- the selO gene encoding protein adenylyltransferase SelO, which produces MTLTFTPRWRDELPDFYTALSPTPLLNARLIWRNQPLAQTLGVPDALFHPETRAGVWGGETLLPGMSPLAQVYSGHQFGVWAGQLGDGRGILLGEQQLPDGTTRDWHLKGAGLTPYSRMGDGRAVLRSTIRESLASEAMHYLGIPTTRALSIVTSDTPVQRETREQGAMLMRIAESHVRFGHFEHFYYRRETEKVRELADFVIRHHWPQLQDERDSYVAWFRDVVRRTASLIARWQAVGFAHGVMNTDNMSILGLTIDYGPFGFLDDYNPGFICNHSDYQGRYSFDNQPAVALWNLQRLAQSLSPFIAVDALNAALDEYQHILLTEYGTLMRDKLGFFTAQQGDNEILNALFALMAREGSDYTRTFRLLSQTEQQSADSPLRDEFIDRGAFDSWFTGYRQRLQQENIDDAQRQQRMQSVNPAVVLRNWLAQRAIDAAEKGDFDELERLHAILREPFNDRRDEYARRPPDWGKRLEVSCSS; this is translated from the coding sequence ATGACCCTGACTTTTACCCCTCGCTGGCGGGATGAACTGCCAGATTTTTACACCGCATTATCTCCAACTCCGTTGCTCAATGCCCGCCTGATCTGGCGCAACCAGCCACTGGCGCAGACATTAGGCGTGCCCGACGCGCTTTTCCATCCCGAAACGAGGGCGGGCGTCTGGGGCGGAGAAACACTGCTGCCGGGTATGTCGCCGCTGGCGCAAGTCTACAGCGGGCATCAGTTTGGTGTCTGGGCCGGGCAACTGGGCGACGGGCGCGGTATTTTGCTCGGTGAACAACAATTGCCGGATGGCACCACCCGCGACTGGCACCTGAAAGGTGCCGGGCTGACGCCTTACTCGCGAATGGGCGATGGCCGCGCGGTGTTGCGCTCGACAATCCGTGAAAGCCTGGCCTCGGAAGCGATGCATTACTTAGGCATTCCGACCACCCGCGCGCTCAGTATTGTCACCAGCGATACGCCCGTTCAGCGTGAAACCCGCGAACAGGGCGCGATGCTGATGCGCATTGCCGAAAGCCATGTCCGGTTCGGTCATTTCGAGCATTTTTATTACCGTCGCGAAACAGAAAAAGTCCGCGAGTTGGCCGATTTCGTCATCCGCCATCACTGGCCGCAATTGCAGGATGAGCGCGATAGCTATGTCGCCTGGTTCCGGGATGTGGTGCGCCGCACCGCGTCGTTGATTGCCCGCTGGCAGGCGGTGGGCTTTGCCCATGGCGTGATGAATACCGACAACATGTCGATTCTCGGCCTGACTATCGATTACGGGCCGTTTGGTTTTCTGGATGATTACAACCCCGGCTTTATCTGCAACCACTCTGACTACCAGGGGCGATACAGCTTCGATAACCAACCGGCGGTGGCGCTGTGGAATCTCCAGCGTCTGGCGCAGTCGTTATCGCCGTTTATTGCTGTCGATGCCTTAAACGCCGCGCTGGACGAATATCAGCACATTTTGCTGACGGAATACGGCACCTTAATGCGTGACAAGCTGGGTTTTTTCACCGCGCAACAAGGGGATAATGAGATTCTGAATGCCCTGTTTGCATTAATGGCGCGGGAAGGCAGCGATTACACGCGCACGTTCCGTTTGTTAAGCCAGACCGAACAACAGAGTGCAGACTCACCACTGCGTGATGAGTTTATCGATCGCGGCGCGTTTGATAGCTGGTTTACCGGCTATCGCCAGCGTTTGCAGCAGGAAAATATCGACGATGCGCAACGGCAGCAACGCATGCAGAGCGTTAACCCGGCCGTTGTATTGCGCAACTGGCTGGCGCAACGCGCCATTGACGCGGCAGAGAAAGGTGATTTTGACGAGCTGGAACGGCTGCATGCGATTTTGCGCGAGCCGTTTAACGATCGCCGCGATGAGTATGCGCGCCGTCCGCCAGACTGGGGCAAACGGCTGGAAGTCAGCTGCTCGAGCTAG
- the ihfA gene encoding integration host factor subunit alpha, whose amino-acid sequence MALTKAEMSEYLFDKLGLSKRDAKELVELFFEEIRRALENGEQVKLSGFGNFDLRDKNQRPGRNPKTGEDIPITARRVVTFRPGQKLKSRVENASPKAE is encoded by the coding sequence ATGGCGCTTACAAAAGCTGAAATGTCAGAATATCTGTTTGATAAGCTAGGGCTTAGCAAGCGGGACGCAAAAGAGCTGGTAGAGCTGTTTTTCGAAGAGATCCGTCGTGCTCTGGAAAACGGTGAACAGGTAAAACTCTCCGGCTTTGGCAACTTCGATTTACGCGACAAGAATCAACGTCCGGGACGTAACCCGAAAACGGGTGAAGATATTCCCATTACAGCACGGCGCGTGGTGACCTTCAGACCCGGCCAGAAGTTAAAAAGCCGCGTTGAAAACGCTTCGCCCAAAGCTGAATGA
- the btuC gene encoding vitamin B12 ABC transporter permease BtuC: protein MQAYAHLQQQRNRRWLGGLWLLLLLALFLSLCAGDQWIAPTAWLSPQGQLFVWQIRLPRTLAVILVGAALALCGAIMQALFENPLAEPGLLGVSSGAGVGLIAAVLLGGGLLPGWALGVCAIAGALTVTIILLRFARRHLSTSRLLLAGVALGIICTALMTWAVYFSTSFDLRQLMYWMMGGFGGVDWQQSWLMLALVPVMVWICFQSQPLNVLALGEISARQLGLPLWLWRNLLVVATGWMVGVSVALAGAIGFIGLVIPHILRLCGLTDHRVLLPGCALAGAVALLFADVVARLALSAAELPIGVVTATLGAPVFIWLLLRVGR, encoded by the coding sequence ATGCAGGCATACGCTCATCTGCAACAGCAACGTAATCGCCGCTGGCTTGGCGGCTTGTGGCTCCTTCTTCTTCTCGCGCTATTTCTTAGCCTTTGCGCGGGCGATCAATGGATTGCGCCCACCGCCTGGCTCTCGCCGCAAGGTCAGCTTTTTGTCTGGCAAATTCGCCTGCCGCGCACCCTGGCGGTGATATTGGTCGGCGCGGCACTGGCCCTGTGCGGCGCAATTATGCAAGCCCTGTTCGAAAACCCGCTGGCGGAGCCAGGCCTGCTCGGCGTATCCAGTGGCGCAGGTGTCGGGTTAATCGCTGCGGTATTGTTAGGGGGCGGCCTGTTGCCCGGCTGGGCGCTGGGCGTGTGCGCCATTGCCGGGGCGCTGACAGTCACGATTATTCTGCTACGCTTCGCCCGCCGTCATCTCTCTACCAGCCGTCTGCTGCTCGCTGGCGTTGCGTTGGGCATTATCTGCACGGCATTAATGACCTGGGCCGTTTACTTCTCAACCTCTTTTGATTTGCGTCAGTTGATGTACTGGATGATGGGCGGTTTTGGCGGCGTCGACTGGCAACAAAGTTGGTTGATGCTGGCACTGGTGCCGGTTATGGTCTGGATCTGTTTCCAGTCGCAGCCACTCAATGTGCTGGCGCTCGGTGAAATCTCTGCCCGTCAGCTAGGATTACCGCTGTGGTTGTGGCGTAACCTGCTGGTGGTGGCTACTGGGTGGATGGTGGGCGTCAGCGTTGCGCTGGCCGGAGCGATTGGCTTTATTGGCCTGGTCATTCCTCATATTCTACGTTTATGCGGCCTGACCGATCACCGGGTCCTGCTTCCGGGCTGCGCGCTGGCAGGCGCGGTGGCACTACTGTTTGCCGATGTAGTGGCTCGCCTGGCGCTCAGCGCCGCCGAACTGCCGATCGGGGTGGTGACCGCAACGCTGGGTGCGCCAGTATTTATCTGGCTATTATTGAGGGTCGGGCGCTAA
- the rplT gene encoding 50S ribosomal protein L20 translates to MARVKRGVIARARHKKILKQAKGYYGARSRVYRVAFQAVIKAGQYAYRDRRQKKRQFRQLWIARINAAARQNGISYSKFINGLKKASVEIDRKILADIAVFDKVAFSALVEKAKAALA, encoded by the coding sequence ATGGCTCGCGTAAAACGTGGTGTGATTGCACGTGCACGTCATAAGAAAATTTTGAAACAAGCTAAAGGTTACTACGGCGCGCGTTCACGCGTTTACCGTGTTGCCTTCCAGGCTGTTATCAAAGCTGGTCAGTACGCTTATCGTGACCGTCGTCAGAAAAAGCGTCAGTTCCGTCAACTGTGGATTGCACGTATCAACGCAGCAGCACGTCAGAACGGTATCTCTTACAGCAAATTCATCAATGGCCTGAAAAAAGCCTCTGTTGAAATCGACCGTAAGATTCTGGCTGACATCGCTGTATTCGACAAAGTGGCATTCTCTGCACTGGTTGAAAAAGCGAAAGCAGCTCTGGCATAA